Proteins from one Gossypium raimondii isolate GPD5lz chromosome 8, ASM2569854v1, whole genome shotgun sequence genomic window:
- the LOC105791949 gene encoding beta-amyrin 11-oxidase, translating to MCTERPTKRKKMVLESLYSIVAVVAATYAVLFGFLKKINEWYYVTRLGKKQNTLPPGDMGWPFIGNLWSFFKAFNSQDPDTFVENLIKRYGKTGIYRTHLFGGPGIIVCSPELCRKALADEHVLFGYPSSAKQIAGKKSLYGISTSEHRRLRKIATNPIHGDEALTSHIEDIERIVTTSLEELATMNRPVNFFYEMKKITFKVIAKIVLGSTQDSVISTMVKCYSDLFPGIISVPINFPGFVFYRALKARKTLLKIFKEKVKERRAKTMETDRKKEMIDFLMEAEYDNGEKLDDEHLFDLLLIFLFAGHETAAHTAMWATIYLHHHPEMLQKAKEEQEAVLKRRPSSQKGLTLAEIKQMEYLPKVIDESMRRANFAFTLFRRVETDVNLNGYTIPKGWNVLVWSRAVHMDQDIYPNPKEFLPSRWENPGLKGKNFIPFGGGSRICPGSDLGKLEVSIFLHHFLLNYKLEELNPKAPTITLPLTRPADNCQARIIKLP from the exons ATGTGTACCGAGAGaccaacaaaaagaaagaaaatggtgTTAGAATCGCTATATTCAATTGTGGCAGTTGTGGCTGCAACATATGCAGTTCTATTTGGTTTCttaaagaaaatcaatgaaTGGTATTATGTTACTAGGTTGGGGAAGAAACAAAACACCTTGCCTCCTGGTGATATGGGATGGCCTTTCATAGGAAACTTGTGGTCATTCTTCAAAGCTTTCAATTCCCAGGACCCTGATACCTTCGTAGAAAACTTGATTAAAAG GTATGGGAAAACAGGCATTTACAGAACCCATTTGTTTGGAGGTCCAGGCATCATAGTTTGCAGTCCGGAGCTATGCAGGAAGGCTTTGGCTGATGAACACGTTTTGTTTGGCTACCCATCATCGGCGAAACAAATAGCAGGGAAGAAATCGTTGTATGGAATTTCGACTTCAGAGCACAGGCGTTTGCGTAAGATAGCAACCAATCCCATCCATGGTGACGAAGCACTAACTTCGCACATCGAGGATATTGAACGCATTGTGACCACTTCATTAGAAGAGCTTGCTACCATGAACCGACCAGTCAATTTCTTCTACGAGATGAAGAAGATTACTTTCAAGGTTATTGCAAAAATTGTCTTGGGTTCCACTCAAGATTCGGTTATTTCGACAATGGTGAAATGTTACTCAGACTTGTTCCCAGGCATTATTTCCGTACCCATTAATTTCCCTGGTTTTGTATTCTATCGAGCACTCAAG GCCAggaaaacgctgctaaagatatttaaagagaaagtaaaagaaagaagagcAAAAACTATGGAAACAGACAGGAAGAAAGAAATGATAGATTTTCTTATGGAAGCTGAATACGACAATGGTGAAAAATTGGACGATGAACATCTCTTTGATTTATTGCTGATATTCTTGTTTGCGGGGCATGAAACCGCAGCACACACTGCAATGTGGGCGACCATCTACCTCCATCACCATCCAGAAATGCTGCAAAAAGCCAAG GAAGAACAAGAGGCGGTCTTAAAGAGAAGGCCATCTTCCCAAAAAGGCCTGACCCTTGCTGAAATCAAGCAAATGGAATATCTACCAAAG GTGATTGATGAGTCAATGCGAAGAGCCAATTTTGCTTTCACACTTTTTCGAAGGGTGGAAACTGATGTTAACCTTAACG gttATACCATACCAAAAGGATGGAATGTTTTAGTTTGGAGTAGAGCTGTTCATATGGATCAAGATATTTATCCAAACCCAAAAGAGTTCCTTCCTTCAAGATGGGAG AACCCTGGATTGAAAGGAAAGAATTTTATTCCATTTGGAGGAGGAAGTAGAATCTGCCCTGGATCTGATCTGGGCAAACTTGAGGTCTCCATTTTCCTGCACCATTTTCTCCTCAATTATAA GCTTGAAGAGCTGAATCCAAAGGCTCCAACCATTACCTTACCTTTGACACGCCCAGCAGACAACTGTCAAGCAAGAATCATTAAGCTTCCATGA